Proteins encoded in a region of the Mycolicibacterium duvalii genome:
- a CDS encoding type I polyketide synthase, producing MKTIFDRISGMNAEQRGALSEQFEKASRIAGAEPVAVIGIGCRLPGGVNGPEQYWNMLAAGTDAVIEVPKDRWDAEAFYDPDPLAPGRMPTKWGAYLSDIDGFDADFFGITPREALAMDPQQRLSLEVAWEALENAGLAPDQLGETRTAVMLGVYYNEYQNASGGNPDTIDPYSATGNAHSVTVGRIAYLLGLRGPAVAVDTACSSSLVSIHLACQSLRMRESDLALAGGVNLNLRPETQLALAKWGMMSPKGRCHAFDSRADGFVRGEGAGIVVLKRLTDAVRDGDRVLAVVRGSAVNQDGRSNGLTAPNAPSQRDVITRALRSADVTAGSVNLIETHGTGTALGDPIEFDALAAVYGKGETPCALGAVKTNFGHLEAAAGAAGFIKTVLALRHGAIPPNLHFSQWNPSIDPSKTRLFVPTESTPWPAQDGPRRAGVSSFGMGGTNAHIVLEQGPETTTAAPGDAPSVTTLVVSGKSPQRLSAAAGALADWLQESGTAVSLPAVARTLARRSRYATVATVAARNHADAVAGLRALAAGQPAAGVVAAHTAPAGAGTVFLYSGQGAQWAGMGKRLLVEEPAFAAAVDELEPIFAEKAGFSLRQTLEAGEPVVGIDRIQPVIVGMQLALTALWRSYGVEPDAVIGHSMGEVSAAVVAGALTPAEGLDVISTRSRLMKRLSGQGAMAVLELDATATERLIADRPEVTVAVYASPKQSVIAGPPEAVDELIAIVDAKGLLARRVEVDVASHHPTIDPILPELGEALAYLAPTTPKIPLLSTVGYTGSAPLFSAEYWQANLRNPVRFNQAVTQAAADHANFVEISPHPLLTHAITESLAALTPAPSAKVLGTVTRDSDETLAFHAQLASLRPPADQDDAPASAVIDLPPTPWLHTRYWIANTSAGLEYTGAHPLLGMHVELPVGGGHAWQSDVGTELHPWLLDHKVHGQPVMPGAGFAEIALAAGCEALGVDASGVAVKRLEVDQMLPLDARTRLTTQLLRDGDELRVEIHSRSEDGNWTRHALARIEKAEGAESATLPTGGSGSASASTISPSDFYTALRRTGAHHGHAFAALTRIARSADGWADTEIVLPEEATAHRGIRLHPVMLDAALQGLAAAIGAESLAEGAEVTYLPVAMESIRVFGDVGRRARCRAELVSMDSDSGDAIGRVTLADQAGHVTAEVTGVYLRRVQRRTVPLPLSQKVFDTAWQEAPAGAGAVPPGSWLVLTEGAGAQGRAREFAERFGTDARRVVTAALDDESAVGEAFATAAADPDRPPIGVVVFLDSVTFDESDAGALTRARDLVWAVSSAVRAVSTGWHGKPPRLWLVSRNGLIVDDGEAGDPAVGALRGLVRVLAYENPDLRATLVDLDTDADAAAVLATEFDADGGDDVIARRAGRRVVERLVRATVPARRAEPVVRSDGAYIVTGGLGGIGLTVARWLVDNGAGRVVLNGRSAPSDEVAATLESWGERSEVVTVLGDIAEPGTAERLVGAAEATGRALRGVIHSAAVLDDQLVAAMSEDSLDRIWAPKATGAARLHQATRERQLDWWVGFSSVASLLGSPGQASYACANAWLDAFVGWSSATGVPATAINWGQWADVGLAKTLTFSVLDPMSTDEGIEALQTVVAGAPTRIGVARLRLDRAAAAFPEIAKLGFFTNLVAELGALDEDDDWAGTDALREMAAGEAHRVVVARLRRRISAIMGFSDENAIAVDQPLTQLGLDSLMAVRMRNTVRSDFGVEPPVALLLQGATLADLAVDLIRQLGLAEDDSGDRPNAVRDRVQQRAAARQRAAARRKVGQRL from the coding sequence ATGAAGACGATTTTCGACCGTATCTCCGGCATGAACGCCGAGCAGCGCGGGGCGCTCTCGGAGCAGTTCGAGAAGGCGTCCCGCATCGCGGGCGCCGAGCCGGTGGCGGTGATCGGAATCGGCTGCCGGCTGCCGGGCGGGGTGAACGGGCCCGAACAGTACTGGAACATGCTGGCCGCGGGCACCGACGCCGTCATCGAGGTGCCGAAGGACCGCTGGGACGCCGAGGCGTTCTACGACCCGGACCCGCTGGCGCCGGGCCGGATGCCGACCAAGTGGGGCGCCTACCTGTCCGACATCGACGGCTTCGACGCCGATTTCTTCGGCATCACCCCGCGCGAAGCGCTGGCGATGGACCCGCAGCAGCGGTTGAGCCTCGAAGTCGCCTGGGAGGCACTGGAGAACGCCGGCCTGGCGCCTGACCAGCTGGGGGAGACCCGCACCGCGGTGATGCTCGGCGTGTACTACAACGAGTATCAGAACGCCTCCGGCGGCAACCCCGACACCATCGATCCGTACTCGGCGACCGGCAACGCCCACAGCGTCACGGTGGGACGCATCGCCTACCTGCTGGGCCTGCGCGGACCGGCGGTCGCGGTCGACACGGCGTGCTCGTCGTCGCTGGTGTCGATCCATCTGGCCTGCCAGAGCCTGCGGATGCGCGAGAGCGACCTCGCGCTGGCCGGTGGTGTCAACCTCAATCTGCGTCCGGAAACCCAATTGGCCCTTGCCAAGTGGGGAATGATGTCGCCGAAGGGGCGCTGCCACGCGTTCGATTCGCGCGCCGACGGCTTCGTCCGCGGCGAGGGTGCCGGCATCGTGGTGCTCAAGCGCCTCACCGACGCCGTCCGCGACGGCGACCGGGTGCTCGCGGTGGTGCGCGGCTCGGCGGTCAACCAGGACGGCCGGTCCAACGGCCTGACCGCCCCGAACGCCCCGTCCCAGCGCGACGTCATCACCCGCGCGCTGCGCTCGGCCGACGTGACCGCCGGGTCGGTCAACCTCATCGAAACCCACGGCACCGGAACGGCTCTGGGTGATCCGATCGAGTTCGACGCGCTGGCCGCGGTGTACGGCAAGGGCGAGACCCCGTGCGCGCTGGGGGCGGTCAAGACGAACTTCGGCCATCTGGAGGCTGCGGCCGGTGCCGCCGGCTTCATCAAGACCGTCCTGGCGCTGCGCCACGGCGCGATCCCGCCGAACCTGCACTTCTCGCAGTGGAATCCGTCGATCGACCCGTCCAAGACGCGGTTGTTCGTGCCGACCGAGTCGACGCCGTGGCCCGCCCAGGACGGTCCGCGCCGCGCCGGCGTCTCGTCGTTCGGCATGGGTGGCACCAATGCGCACATCGTCCTCGAGCAGGGACCCGAGACCACGACGGCGGCGCCGGGCGACGCGCCGTCGGTGACCACGCTGGTGGTGTCGGGCAAAAGCCCGCAACGGCTCTCGGCCGCCGCGGGCGCGCTGGCCGACTGGTTACAGGAATCCGGAACGGCCGTCAGCCTGCCCGCCGTGGCCCGCACCCTGGCGCGGCGCAGCCGCTACGCCACGGTGGCCACGGTCGCGGCACGCAACCACGCTGATGCGGTGGCCGGGCTGCGGGCGCTGGCCGCGGGCCAGCCGGCCGCCGGGGTGGTCGCGGCGCACACCGCACCCGCGGGAGCAGGCACGGTGTTCCTGTACTCCGGGCAGGGCGCGCAATGGGCCGGCATGGGCAAGCGGCTGCTGGTCGAGGAGCCGGCCTTCGCCGCCGCGGTCGACGAGCTGGAACCGATTTTCGCCGAGAAGGCCGGCTTCTCGCTGCGCCAGACCCTCGAGGCCGGTGAGCCGGTGGTCGGCATCGATCGCATCCAGCCGGTGATCGTCGGCATGCAGCTGGCGCTGACCGCGCTGTGGCGGTCCTACGGGGTGGAGCCCGACGCGGTGATCGGCCACTCGATGGGGGAGGTGTCGGCGGCGGTGGTCGCCGGCGCGCTGACCCCGGCCGAGGGCCTGGACGTGATCTCGACCCGGTCGCGGCTGATGAAGCGCTTGTCCGGGCAGGGCGCGATGGCGGTGCTCGAACTCGACGCGACCGCCACCGAGAGGTTGATCGCCGACCGGCCCGAGGTGACCGTCGCGGTCTACGCGTCCCCGAAACAGTCCGTCATCGCGGGCCCGCCCGAGGCCGTCGACGAACTGATCGCGATCGTCGACGCCAAGGGATTGCTGGCGCGCCGCGTCGAGGTGGACGTGGCTTCCCATCACCCGACCATCGATCCGATCCTGCCCGAGCTCGGCGAGGCGCTGGCCTACCTGGCGCCGACCACCCCGAAGATCCCGCTGCTGAGCACTGTCGGCTACACCGGCTCGGCGCCGCTGTTCAGCGCCGAGTACTGGCAGGCGAACCTGCGCAACCCGGTGCGGTTCAACCAGGCGGTCACCCAGGCCGCGGCCGACCACGCCAACTTCGTCGAGATCAGCCCGCACCCGCTGCTGACCCACGCGATCACCGAGTCGCTGGCCGCGCTGACCCCGGCCCCCAGCGCGAAGGTGCTGGGCACGGTGACCCGCGACTCCGACGAGACGCTGGCATTCCACGCACAGCTGGCGAGCCTGCGTCCGCCCGCCGATCAGGACGACGCTCCGGCGTCCGCGGTGATCGACCTGCCGCCGACGCCGTGGCTGCACACCAGGTACTGGATCGCCAACACCTCGGCGGGTCTGGAGTACACCGGCGCGCATCCGCTGCTGGGCATGCACGTCGAGCTGCCGGTCGGCGGCGGGCACGCCTGGCAGTCCGACGTGGGCACCGAGCTGCACCCGTGGCTGCTCGATCACAAGGTGCACGGCCAACCCGTCATGCCGGGCGCCGGTTTTGCCGAGATCGCGCTGGCCGCCGGCTGCGAGGCGCTCGGCGTCGACGCGTCCGGTGTCGCGGTCAAGCGGCTCGAAGTGGACCAGATGCTGCCACTGGATGCACGTACGCGGCTGACCACGCAGCTGCTGCGCGACGGTGACGAACTGCGGGTGGAGATCCACTCGCGCTCCGAGGACGGCAACTGGACCCGGCATGCCCTGGCCCGCATCGAGAAGGCCGAAGGCGCCGAATCGGCGACCCTGCCCACCGGTGGATCCGGCTCGGCGTCGGCGTCGACGATCTCGCCGAGCGATTTCTACACCGCCTTGCGCCGCACCGGCGCCCACCACGGGCACGCGTTCGCCGCACTGACGCGGATCGCGCGGTCCGCCGACGGCTGGGCCGACACCGAGATCGTGCTGCCCGAGGAAGCCACCGCGCACCGCGGAATCCGGCTGCATCCGGTGATGCTCGACGCCGCCCTGCAGGGTCTGGCCGCGGCGATCGGCGCCGAATCGCTGGCCGAGGGGGCCGAGGTCACCTACCTGCCGGTCGCGATGGAGTCGATCCGGGTGTTCGGCGATGTCGGCCGACGGGCCCGCTGCCGCGCCGAGCTGGTCAGCATGGACTCCGACAGTGGCGATGCCATCGGCCGGGTCACGCTGGCCGATCAGGCCGGCCACGTCACCGCCGAGGTGACGGGGGTGTACCTGCGCCGCGTGCAGCGCCGCACGGTGCCGTTGCCGTTGTCGCAGAAGGTTTTCGACACCGCCTGGCAGGAGGCGCCCGCCGGTGCGGGTGCCGTGCCGCCGGGAAGCTGGCTGGTGCTGACCGAGGGCGCCGGCGCTCAGGGCCGGGCCCGTGAGTTCGCCGAACGGTTCGGCACCGACGCGCGGCGGGTGGTCACCGCGGCGCTCGACGACGAGTCAGCCGTGGGGGAGGCGTTCGCGACGGCGGCGGCCGATCCGGACCGGCCGCCGATCGGGGTGGTCGTCTTCCTCGACAGCGTGACCTTCGACGAGTCCGACGCGGGGGCATTGACCCGGGCCCGCGACCTGGTGTGGGCGGTGTCGAGCGCAGTGCGCGCCGTCAGCACGGGCTGGCACGGCAAACCACCGCGGCTGTGGCTGGTCAGCCGAAACGGTCTGATCGTCGATGACGGCGAGGCCGGTGACCCCGCGGTCGGAGCCCTGCGCGGGCTGGTGCGGGTGCTGGCCTACGAGAACCCCGATTTGCGTGCCACGCTGGTCGACCTGGACACCGATGCCGACGCCGCGGCGGTGCTGGCCACCGAGTTCGACGCCGACGGCGGCGACGACGTCATCGCGCGCCGCGCTGGGCGGCGCGTGGTCGAAAGGCTGGTCCGCGCGACCGTTCCGGCGCGGCGTGCGGAACCGGTGGTGCGCTCCGACGGTGCGTACATCGTGACCGGCGGCCTGGGCGGCATCGGCCTGACCGTGGCGCGCTGGCTGGTCGACAACGGTGCCGGACGGGTCGTGCTCAACGGCCGCAGCGCACCGTCCGACGAGGTCGCGGCCACGCTCGAGAGCTGGGGAGAGCGCAGCGAGGTGGTCACGGTGCTCGGCGACATCGCCGAACCGGGCACCGCTGAGCGGCTGGTCGGCGCCGCCGAGGCCACCGGGCGCGCGTTGCGCGGCGTGATCCACTCCGCCGCGGTGCTCGACGACCAGTTGGTCGCCGCCATGTCCGAGGACAGCCTGGACCGGATCTGGGCGCCCAAGGCCACCGGCGCGGCGCGGCTGCACCAGGCCACCCGCGAGCGGCAGCTGGACTGGTGGGTCGGTTTCTCGTCGGTCGCCTCGCTGCTGGGTTCGCCGGGGCAGGCGTCCTACGCCTGCGCCAACGCCTGGCTCGACGCGTTCGTCGGGTGGAGTAGCGCCACCGGCGTCCCGGCCACCGCGATCAACTGGGGTCAGTGGGCCGATGTGGGCCTGGCCAAGACCTTGACGTTCAGCGTGCTCGACCCGATGTCGACCGACGAGGGCATCGAGGCGCTGCAGACCGTGGTGGCCGGCGCCCCGACCCGCATCGGGGTGGCACGGCTTCGGCTGGACCGCGCCGCGGCGGCGTTCCCGGAGATCGCCAAGCTCGGGTTCTTCACCAATCTGGTGGCCGAACTGGGGGCGCTGGACGAGGACGATGACTGGGCCGGCACCGACGCGCTGCGCGAGATGGCGGCCGGGGAGGCGCACCGCGTCGTGGTGGCGCGCCTGCGCCGCCGGATCTCGGCGATCATGGGCTTCTCCGACGAGAACGCGATCGCCGTGGACCAGCCGCTGACCCAGCTCGGCCTGGATTCGCTGATGGCGGTGCGCATGCGCAACACCGTGCGCAGTGACTTCGGTGTCGAGCCGCCGGTCGCCCTGCTCCTGCAGGGCGCTACGCTGGCTGACCTTGCCGTGGACCTGATCCGCCAGCTCGGCCTCGCCGAGGACGACTCGGGCGATCGGCCCAACGCGGTGCGTGACCGGGTGCAGCAACGAGCCGCGGCCCGTCAGCGGGCGGCGGCCCGGCGAAAGGTAGGACAACGACTGTGA
- a CDS encoding SDR family NAD(P)-dependent oxidoreductase codes for MTAASPDRRAIITEALRKIDDLSARLEVAEKVETEPIAVVGIGCRLPGGVNNADEFWTLLTDGASGVIRVPEDRWNADEYYSPDHTVPGTICNREGGFLTSWQPDEFDAEFFAISHREAAGMDPQQRLLLEVAWEALENAGINPRGLRGSATGVFVGMTTSDYYASFIGKLRPEEIDPYIPFGSAPNFAAGRLSYFLGVRGPAVVSDTACSSSLVSIHLACQSLRRGESDHALAAGVNLILTPQNNIACSRWGMLAPDGTCKTFDEDANGYVRSEGCGVVVLKRLTDAQRDGDRVLAVIRGSAVNQDGASSGQTVPNGPAQQVLMRRALETSRLAPADIDYIEAHGTGTALGDPIELDALNEVYGERDGSAPLVLGSVKTNLGHLESAAGVTGFIKTVLSVHHGHIPKQLYFKKLTPQACEGAKRFRIAAEPMNWPAVDRPRRAAVSSFGVSGTNAHVVIEQAPAAETAETVDAQPTPEPAVTTLVVTGKTPARIASTAAQLADWLAEPGAAHPLSAVAHTLNHHRAQHSKFATVAATDTAQAVAGLRALAGGYPAPGVVAPHDGICGTGTVFLYSGQGSQWAGMGKRLLADEPAFADAVAELDPVFTTQVGFSLREVLESGQAVEGIDRIQPVLVGVQLALTALWRSYGVVPDAVIGHSMGEVTAAVVGGALSPADGLKVIATRSRLMKRLSGQGAMALLELDADAAEKLIADYPGLTVAVYASPRQTVIAGPPDQVDAVIAVVDAQDKLARRVDVDVASHHPIIDPILDDLRAELAGLRPSAPSIPVIVTTDGRPTDGSNIFDAEHWVANLRNPVRFGRAVATAGADHATFVEVSPHPLLAYAVKETLVEHHHHCLGTLARDANDTLTFRTNLNAAHTIRPPKVPHPAQPWVPLPTTPWHHTRHWITPVADTDPAAAPAPHSAARNGADIASGSPAAQHHPWFHTLAWPARELPQGTDTDGASWLVIADPETGAELARTLGGNAQTLDPSTLADEAAAATLREALTGADRVVFAPPVRSARLDVAEGYALFRSLRALARSLSTLGADAPRLYVVTRNAQPLEEGDRANPVHAVLWGQVRTLAVENPEFWGAIIDVDESAPAELVARYLRSEAAAGEGDANRDDQAVYQGGVRHVPRLRRASMPATTLTRLEPDTSHLVIGATGNVGPYLIRQLAEMGAATVVAVSRRGSQLTELAAEVAAHGCSLVEVAADAADETAMRELFGRFGTDLPPLDGIYLAALSGGEALLTDMTDEDLSTMFRSKLDVTAVLHKLTLATPVRRFVLFSSITGILGSRAVSHYTAGNAFMDTLAYARRALGLAATVVDWGLWKTWADIHPALAAAGLEPMPNDAAIRMLPAVLSPEAGVHCAVVGADWGHLADAYRMRAPVRALDDVLAGPDADIGDLGDVAEPVYGTLLGEQEAGPGHQTVWRSRLLPEAQPYPHAHRVRGVEVVPVSVLLETLAAAAGALEAAAVTDVRFEYPIVAGQRRVVHVVADGGALTVSTSATADTPAERWTRHASARIVTEAPAPAGVSVGAIQGEGYDAAVIAELQHSWGIEGQPFDWTVGDSAAAGSAVRARITLPQADTTALTAALVDAAVHVARLADKDNPQLLLPAGVETLWADAAAAGTEVVVEALRRDSSDGTNDLVVDVTVRTLDGRPCVDVRGLTFSAVESTPVPAMDDTASAAAEFVDWSAMSAAERLEQLRTRLRAILARELGMPDTALDFDMPFPDLGMDSMMAMNLLRDAKALVRVDLSATMLWDNPTIASFAAHIAELITPEDEPDEELEEITDDSFSVLDSLFESVESASSGSESSI; via the coding sequence ATGACAGCTGCATCGCCGGATCGCCGCGCGATCATCACAGAGGCACTGCGCAAGATCGACGACCTCTCGGCTCGCCTGGAGGTCGCCGAGAAGGTCGAGACCGAGCCGATCGCCGTGGTCGGCATCGGGTGCCGGCTGCCGGGTGGGGTGAACAACGCCGACGAGTTCTGGACGCTGCTGACCGACGGTGCCAGCGGCGTGATCCGGGTGCCCGAGGACCGCTGGAACGCCGACGAGTACTACTCGCCCGACCACACCGTGCCGGGCACGATCTGCAACCGCGAGGGCGGCTTCCTGACGTCGTGGCAGCCCGACGAGTTCGATGCGGAGTTCTTCGCGATCAGCCACCGCGAGGCAGCCGGGATGGATCCGCAGCAGCGGTTGCTGCTCGAGGTCGCCTGGGAGGCCCTCGAGAACGCCGGGATCAACCCGCGCGGTCTGCGCGGGTCGGCCACCGGGGTCTTCGTCGGGATGACCACCAGCGATTACTACGCCTCCTTCATCGGCAAGCTGCGCCCCGAGGAGATCGACCCCTACATCCCGTTCGGCAGCGCGCCGAACTTCGCGGCCGGACGGCTGTCGTACTTCCTCGGCGTGCGCGGGCCCGCGGTGGTCAGCGACACCGCCTGCTCGTCGTCGCTGGTGTCGATCCACCTGGCCTGCCAGAGCCTGCGCCGTGGCGAGAGCGACCACGCGCTGGCTGCCGGCGTGAACCTGATCCTGACCCCGCAGAACAACATCGCGTGCTCGCGGTGGGGGATGCTGGCGCCGGACGGCACCTGCAAGACTTTCGACGAGGACGCCAACGGTTATGTGCGCAGCGAGGGCTGCGGTGTGGTGGTGCTCAAACGGCTGACCGACGCGCAGCGCGACGGCGACCGGGTGCTCGCGGTGATCCGCGGCTCGGCGGTCAACCAGGACGGTGCGAGCAGCGGCCAGACCGTCCCCAACGGTCCCGCGCAGCAGGTCCTCATGCGCCGCGCGCTGGAGACCTCCCGGCTGGCGCCGGCCGACATCGATTACATCGAGGCCCACGGCACCGGCACCGCGCTGGGCGACCCGATCGAACTCGACGCGCTCAACGAAGTCTACGGCGAGCGCGACGGTTCCGCACCGCTGGTGCTCGGATCGGTCAAGACCAACCTCGGTCACCTCGAGTCCGCCGCCGGCGTGACGGGTTTCATCAAGACGGTGCTCAGCGTGCACCACGGCCACATCCCCAAGCAGTTGTACTTCAAGAAGCTGACGCCGCAGGCCTGCGAAGGCGCCAAGCGGTTCAGGATCGCCGCCGAGCCGATGAACTGGCCCGCGGTGGACCGGCCCCGCCGTGCGGCGGTGTCGTCGTTCGGCGTCAGCGGGACCAACGCCCACGTCGTCATCGAGCAGGCACCCGCCGCCGAGACGGCCGAGACCGTCGACGCGCAGCCGACGCCGGAGCCGGCGGTGACGACCCTGGTGGTCACCGGCAAGACCCCGGCGCGCATCGCGTCGACCGCGGCGCAGCTCGCCGACTGGCTGGCGGAACCCGGGGCGGCGCATCCGCTCTCGGCGGTCGCGCACACGCTCAACCATCACCGTGCCCAGCACAGCAAGTTCGCCACGGTCGCCGCGACCGACACCGCGCAGGCGGTCGCCGGTCTGCGCGCGCTGGCCGGCGGCTACCCGGCCCCGGGTGTGGTCGCGCCGCACGACGGCATCTGCGGCACCGGCACGGTCTTCCTGTACTCCGGTCAGGGGTCGCAGTGGGCCGGGATGGGCAAGCGGCTGCTGGCCGACGAGCCGGCGTTCGCCGACGCCGTCGCCGAGCTCGACCCGGTGTTCACCACGCAGGTCGGCTTCTCGCTGCGCGAGGTGCTCGAATCCGGTCAGGCGGTCGAGGGCATCGATCGCATCCAGCCGGTGCTCGTCGGTGTGCAGCTGGCGCTGACCGCGCTGTGGCGCTCCTACGGCGTGGTCCCGGATGCGGTGATCGGGCACTCGATGGGCGAGGTGACCGCCGCCGTGGTCGGCGGCGCGCTCAGCCCCGCCGATGGCCTGAAGGTCATCGCCACCCGCTCGCGGCTGATGAAGCGGCTGTCGGGGCAGGGAGCGATGGCGCTGCTGGAACTCGACGCGGACGCGGCCGAGAAACTGATCGCCGACTATCCGGGCCTGACGGTGGCGGTGTACGCCTCACCGCGGCAGACCGTCATCGCCGGACCGCCCGATCAGGTCGACGCGGTGATCGCGGTGGTCGACGCCCAGGACAAGTTGGCGCGACGCGTCGACGTCGACGTCGCCTCACACCACCCGATCATCGACCCGATCCTCGATGACCTGCGTGCCGAACTGGCCGGTCTGCGGCCCTCGGCACCAAGCATCCCGGTCATCGTCACCACCGACGGCCGGCCCACCGACGGCAGCAACATCTTCGACGCCGAGCACTGGGTGGCCAACCTGCGCAACCCGGTCCGCTTCGGGCGGGCGGTGGCCACCGCCGGCGCCGACCACGCGACCTTCGTCGAGGTCAGCCCGCACCCGCTGCTGGCCTACGCGGTCAAGGAGACCTTGGTCGAGCACCATCACCACTGCCTGGGCACGCTGGCGCGCGACGCCAACGACACCCTGACCTTCCGGACGAATCTCAATGCCGCACATACGATTCGGCCGCCGAAGGTGCCCCACCCGGCGCAGCCGTGGGTGCCGCTGCCGACCACGCCGTGGCATCACACCCGGCACTGGATCACCCCGGTGGCCGACACCGACCCGGCGGCCGCCCCGGCTCCGCACTCGGCGGCCCGCAACGGTGCCGATATCGCATCGGGTTCGCCGGCGGCGCAACACCATCCGTGGTTCCACACACTGGCCTGGCCGGCCCGGGAGCTGCCGCAGGGCACCGATACCGACGGCGCGTCGTGGCTGGTGATCGCCGACCCGGAGACCGGTGCCGAACTGGCCCGCACCCTGGGCGGAAACGCGCAGACCCTCGATCCGTCGACCCTGGCCGACGAGGCCGCTGCCGCGACGCTCCGGGAGGCGCTGACCGGAGCGGACCGCGTGGTCTTCGCGCCGCCGGTGCGCTCGGCGCGCCTTGACGTCGCCGAGGGCTACGCGCTGTTCAGATCGCTACGCGCGCTTGCCCGTTCGCTGTCGACACTCGGCGCGGACGCGCCGCGCTTGTATGTGGTGACCCGCAACGCGCAACCGCTGGAGGAGGGGGACCGGGCCAACCCGGTGCACGCGGTGCTGTGGGGGCAGGTGCGCACCCTGGCCGTGGAGAACCCCGAGTTCTGGGGCGCGATCATCGACGTCGACGAATCCGCACCGGCCGAGCTGGTGGCGCGCTACCTGCGCAGCGAAGCCGCGGCCGGCGAGGGCGACGCGAACCGCGACGACCAGGCGGTCTACCAGGGCGGTGTGCGGCACGTGCCGCGCCTGCGCCGGGCGTCGATGCCCGCGACGACGCTGACCCGCCTGGAGCCCGACACCAGCCATCTGGTGATCGGCGCGACGGGCAACGTCGGCCCGTATCTGATCCGTCAGCTCGCCGAGATGGGCGCGGCCACCGTGGTCGCGGTGTCGCGGCGCGGCTCGCAGCTGACCGAACTGGCCGCCGAGGTGGCCGCCCACGGCTGCTCGCTGGTGGAGGTGGCCGCCGACGCGGCCGACGAGACCGCGATGCGTGAGCTGTTCGGGCGCTTCGGCACGGACCTGCCGCCGCTGGACGGCATCTACCTGGCCGCGCTGTCGGGCGGAGAGGCGCTGCTGACCGACATGACCGACGAGGACCTGAGCACGATGTTCCGGTCCAAGCTCGACGTCACGGCGGTGCTGCACAAGCTGACCCTGGCCACCCCGGTGCGCCGGTTCGTGCTGTTCTCGTCGATCACCGGGATCCTCGGATCGCGCGCGGTGTCGCACTACACCGCCGGCAACGCGTTCATGGACACGCTGGCCTACGCCCGCCGCGCCCTCGGCCTGGCGGCCACCGTCGTGGACTGGGGCCTGTGGAAGACCTGGGCGGACATCCATCCGGCGCTGGCCGCGGCCGGCCTCGAGCCGATGCCCAACGACGCCGCGATCCGGATGCTGCCCGCGGTGTTGAGTCCGGAGGCCGGCGTGCACTGCGCCGTCGTCGGCGCCGACTGGGGCCACCTCGCCGACGCCTACCGGATGCGTGCGCCGGTGCGCGCGCTCGACGATGTCCTGGCCGGTCCTGACGCGGACATCGGCGATCTGGGCGACGTGGCCGAACCTGTGTACGGCACGCTGCTCGGCGAGCAGGAGGCCGGACCAGGGCACCAGACGGTGTGGCGGTCCCGGCTGCTGCCGGAGGCCCAGCCCTACCCGCACGCGCACCGGGTGCGCGGCGTCGAGGTGGTGCCGGTGTCGGTTCTGCTGGAGACCCTGGCAGCGGCGGCCGGAGCGCTGGAGGCCGCGGCGGTCACCGACGTGCGGTTCGAGTATCCGATCGTGGCCGGTCAGCGGCGCGTGGTCCATGTCGTCGCCGACGGCGGCGCGTTGACCGTGTCGACCAGCGCGACGGCCGACACCCCCGCCGAGCGGTGGACCCGGCATGCCAGTGCCCGCATCGTCACCGAGGCCCCCGCTCCGGCCGGCGTATCCGTCGGCGCGATCCAGGGCGAGGGCTACGACGCGGCGGTCATCGCCGAGTTGCAGCACAGTTGGGGCATCGAGGGCCAGCCGTTCGACTGGACCGTCGGCGACAGCGCCGCGGCCGGCAGCGCCGTGCGCGCGCGCATCACGCTGCCGCAGGCCGACACCACCGCCCTGACCGCGGCGCTGGTGGACGCCGCGGTGCATGTCGCGCGCCTGGCCGACAAGGACAATCCGCAGCTGCTGCTGCCCGCCGGCGTGGAGACGCTGTGGGCGGACGCGGCGGCGGCCGGGACCGAGGTGGTGGTCGAGGCGCTGCGCCGCGACAGCAGCGACGGCACCAACGACCTGGTCGTCGACGTGACGGTCAGAACCCTCGACGGCCGCCCGTGCGTCGACGTCCGCGGACTGACCTTCTCCGCGGTGGAGTCGACACCGGTACCGGCGATGGACGACACCGCGAGTGCGGCAGCGGAATTCGTCGACTGGTCGGCGATGTCGGCCGCCGAGCGGCTCGAGCAGCTGCGCACCCGGTTGCGGGCCATCCTGGCCCGCGAACTCGGGATGCCGGATACCGCGCTCGACTTCGACATGCCGTTCCCGGACCTGGGCATGGACTCGATGATGGCGATGAACCTGCTCCGGGATGCGAAAGCCCTGGTGCGCGTGGACCTCTCGGCGACGATGCTGTGGGACAACCCGACCATCGCGTCGTTCGCGGCCCACATCGCCGAGTTGATCACCCCGGAAGACGAGCCGGACGAGGAGCTCGAGGAGATCACCGACGACTCGTTCAGCGTGCTGGACTCGCTGTTCGAAAGCGTCGAGTCCGCCTCGAGCGGTAGCGAAAGCAGTATCTGA